One Aegilops tauschii subsp. strangulata cultivar AL8/78 chromosome 7, Aet v6.0, whole genome shotgun sequence genomic window carries:
- the LOC141027083 gene encoding uncharacterized protein: protein MALKDGARSWLLNLPAGSISSWDEMRECFIANFQGTRDCAPAVGDLRRIKQHPGETLHKYIQRFTNVLLKIPKVSNEAIISAFSDDVQDVKMKEELSIHKDMCSALEMFNMVTRCARAEEGRLSLLELPGADPKDKKAKAKDVKCKGPTVLTAEPEMKRGCDHPESSKSSSPFCVFHNVHSHNTNDCQELRAI from the coding sequence atggccctcaaggatggcgcacGCTCATGGCTCTTGAACCTCCCCGCGGGatcaatctcctcctgggatgaaaTGCGAGAGtgtttcatcgccaacttccagggcactcgtgacTGTGCCCCTGCTGTGGgcgacctgcggcgcatcaagcagcaccCAGGGGAGACCTTGCACaaatacatccagcgcttcaccAACGTTctcctcaagatccccaaggtgtcgaatgaggccatcatttcggcATTCAGTGATGACGTCCaggatgtcaagatgaaggaagagctctcCATACACAAGGACATGTGCTCGGCTctagagatgttcaacatggtaACCAGATGCGCGAGGGCTGAGgaaggtcgcctctccctccttgagctcccggGGGCCGATCCTAAAgataagaaggccaaggccaaggacgtgaagtgcaagggCCCGACTGTGCTCACGGCCgaaccagagatgaagcgcggtTGCGACCACCCCGAGTCTTCCAAGAGCAGCAGCCcattctgcgtcttccacaatgtacacagccacaacaccaacgactgccaAGAACTTAGGGCCATCTGA